A window of the Dyadobacter pollutisoli genome harbors these coding sequences:
- a CDS encoding pectate lyase family protein, which produces MTLNPKHFISLLSIVSLLTTATAFAQYPKIPAAAKKTSDSLLAEAERKSEIAWQKALPIIEQEAKKGKPYIPWAARPVDLPQSDIPAFPGAEGGGAFSFGGRGGKVYVVTSLADSGPGTLRDACEKGGARIIVFNVAGIIRIKTPLIIRAPYITIAGQTAPGDGVCVAGETVWINTHDVVIRHMRFRRGETFVGRRDDSIGGNPIGNIMIDHVSASWGLDENMSMYRHMYNDSTGAPEQKLPTVNITIQNSIFSETLDTWNHSFGSTLGGENCTFMRNLWANNAGRNPSIGWFGIFNFTNNVVFNWVHRSIDGGDYRAMYNIVNNYFKPGPQTPKDSPIGYRILKPEAGRSKLDHLVFGRAYVSGNIMEGHEKVTKNNWDGGVQVEDLPNSGKYQDQIKWNQPLPMPRFPIMSAKESFTYVLDNAGATLPKRDPVDTRVTTQVRTGNINPIDGVKLPKTQFEHRRLPIDSYKNGIITDVSQVGGYPEYKGTPYPDADNDGMPDDWENKVGLNPKDASDAQKDMSGDGYSNIEKFINGIDPKKKTDWKDPNNNHDTLASSKTSSGKK; this is translated from the coding sequence ATGACCTTGAATCCAAAACATTTCATCTCACTCCTAAGCATTGTCTCCCTACTGACAACCGCGACAGCATTTGCCCAGTACCCTAAAATCCCCGCTGCTGCGAAAAAAACAAGCGATTCATTGCTCGCTGAGGCAGAGCGCAAATCCGAAATCGCATGGCAAAAAGCGTTGCCGATCATCGAGCAGGAGGCCAAAAAAGGCAAACCTTACATTCCATGGGCAGCCAGGCCGGTTGATCTTCCACAATCTGACATTCCTGCATTTCCCGGTGCAGAAGGCGGCGGCGCATTTAGTTTTGGCGGCCGGGGAGGTAAGGTGTATGTAGTTACCAGCCTGGCCGATAGCGGCCCGGGTACGTTGCGTGATGCCTGCGAAAAAGGTGGAGCCCGTATTATTGTGTTTAATGTGGCCGGTATCATTCGTATCAAAACGCCGCTCATTATCCGTGCTCCTTACATTACCATTGCAGGACAAACTGCTCCGGGCGATGGTGTTTGTGTGGCGGGAGAAACGGTTTGGATCAATACCCATGATGTGGTGATAAGGCATATGCGGTTCCGCCGTGGCGAGACTTTTGTGGGTCGCCGTGATGATTCTATCGGCGGTAACCCCATTGGAAATATAATGATAGACCACGTTTCTGCGAGCTGGGGATTGGATGAAAACATGTCAATGTATCGTCACATGTACAACGATAGCACGGGTGCTCCGGAACAAAAGCTGCCGACAGTGAATATTACGATACAGAATTCTATCTTTTCGGAAACACTCGATACATGGAACCACTCTTTCGGAAGCACGCTGGGCGGTGAGAACTGCACATTTATGCGGAATTTGTGGGCTAATAATGCGGGGAGAAATCCGTCGATCGGCTGGTTTGGTATTTTCAACTTTACCAACAATGTGGTTTTCAATTGGGTGCACCGATCCATTGATGGAGGCGACTACCGGGCGATGTACAACATTGTCAATAACTATTTCAAACCCGGTCCGCAGACGCCAAAAGATTCGCCAATCGGGTACCGTATCCTGAAACCGGAAGCGGGCAGGAGCAAGCTGGATCACTTGGTTTTCGGCCGTGCTTACGTTTCCGGTAATATCATGGAGGGCCATGAAAAGGTCACCAAGAACAACTGGGACGGCGGCGTTCAGGTAGAAGATCTGCCAAATAGCGGCAAGTACCAGGATCAGATCAAATGGAACCAACCGCTTCCTATGCCCCGGTTTCCGATCATGTCGGCCAAAGAATCTTTCACATACGTGCTCGACAATGCGGGAGCGACATTGCCCAAACGCGATCCTGTGGATACCCGCGTGACCACGCAGGTACGCACTGGAAACATTAACCCGATCGATGGTGTGAAACTGCCCAAAACGCAGTTTGAGCATCGCCGTCTGCCGATTGATTCTTACAAAAATGGCATCATTACCGACGTTTCACAGGTAGGAGGTTACCCCGAATACAAAGGAACACCATACCCTGACGCAGACAACGACGGTATGCCCGATGACTGGGAGAACAAGGTTGGCCTAAACCCGAAAGACGCTTCTGACGCTCAGAAGGATATGAGCGGGGATGGTTATTCCAACATTGAAAAGTTCATCAATGGCATCGATCCGAAGAAAAAAACGGATTGGAAAGATCCGAATAACAACCACGACACATTGGCATCATCGAAAACTTCATCAGGCAAAAAATAA